In a genomic window of Mucilaginibacter sp. KACC 22063:
- a CDS encoding nucleoside-diphosphate kinase gives MENNKTFTMIKPDAVANGHIGGILDQIIKAGFSIKAMKLTALTPEKAGQFYAVHKERPFYNDLVQFMSSGPIVAAILEKDNAVEEFRKLIGATDPKKAEEGTIRNRFAESIEANAVHGSDSDENAAIEGSFFFSAFEII, from the coding sequence ATGGAAAATAACAAAACATTTACAATGATCAAACCTGATGCTGTTGCTAACGGGCACATCGGTGGTATACTTGATCAGATTATCAAAGCAGGTTTCAGTATAAAAGCAATGAAATTAACTGCACTTACTCCTGAAAAAGCAGGCCAGTTTTATGCTGTACATAAAGAACGTCCTTTTTATAATGACCTTGTTCAGTTTATGTCAAGCGGCCCTATTGTAGCTGCTATCCTTGAGAAAGACAATGCTGTTGAAGAATTTCGTAAGCTTATTGGCGCAACAGACCCTAAAAAAGCAGAAGAAGGAACCATCCGTAACCGCTTTGCCGAATCAATTGAGGCTAACGCAGTACACGGTTCAGATTCTGACGAGAATGCAGCTATAGAAGGTAGCTTTTTCTTTTCAGCTTTCGAGATAATATAA
- a CDS encoding DUF721 domain-containing protein: MRKANDKTLKDAIAQMLQVYKIKRRFDETGIVAAWPDIVGKAVANRTKELFIRDKKLFLRIESSVVKNELMLIRSQIIEKLNEHASADVVEELIFL; encoded by the coding sequence ATGCGGAAAGCTAACGACAAAACTTTAAAAGATGCCATTGCGCAAATGCTGCAGGTTTATAAAATTAAACGCCGCTTTGACGAAACAGGTATTGTTGCCGCATGGCCCGATATTGTTGGCAAAGCTGTTGCTAACCGCACAAAGGAATTGTTTATCCGCGATAAGAAATTGTTTTTACGGATTGAATCGTCAGTTGTTAAAAATGAACTGATGCTGATCCGTTCGCAAATCATAGAAAAGCTCAATGAGCATGCAAGTGCTGATGTAGTAGAAGAACTGATCTTTCTTTAA
- the recF gene encoding DNA replication/repair protein RecF (All proteins in this family for which functions are known are DNA-binding proteins that assist the filamentation of RecA onto DNA for the initiation of recombination or recombinational repair.): protein MYLQQLSVINFKNYAEARLELSPGVNAFTGNNGAGKTNLLDAIHYLSLCKSYFNPIDSQQIKQDADFFIINGLFERNGHTESVACSVKRNQKKQFKRNKKDYQRLADHIGLFPLVMVSPYDVSIIIEGSEERRRFIDNVISQTDNQYLDELIAYNKIVLNRNAVLKRMSENGRFDVSLLEVYNEQMVTLGIKIFEKRKAFMDAFTPIFNEHYRFISNGAEQVELIYQSQLIDGDFNELLLKNADRDRILQRTSVGIHRDDLLFSIHGMPMKKFGSQGQQKSFLIALKLAQYSFLYQQKGFKPLLLLDDIFDKLDNLRVTKLMQMVSDHNFGQVFITDTSDKRVAEVFNAIDVSLKLFNVTGGEVYAES, encoded by the coding sequence ATGTATCTGCAGCAATTATCCGTTATCAATTTTAAAAATTATGCCGAGGCCAGGCTTGAACTAAGCCCCGGTGTTAATGCGTTTACAGGCAATAACGGGGCTGGAAAAACCAATCTGCTGGACGCTATTCACTACCTGTCGTTATGCAAAAGTTATTTTAACCCTATCGATAGCCAGCAGATTAAACAGGATGCAGATTTTTTTATCATTAACGGTCTATTTGAAAGAAACGGGCATACAGAAAGTGTTGCCTGCTCGGTAAAACGGAATCAGAAAAAGCAGTTTAAGCGCAATAAGAAAGATTATCAGCGCCTGGCAGATCATATCGGCTTGTTTCCGCTGGTAATGGTATCGCCATATGATGTAAGCATTATTATTGAAGGCAGCGAAGAACGCCGCAGGTTCATTGATAACGTAATATCCCAAACCGACAACCAGTACCTTGACGAGCTGATTGCCTATAATAAGATCGTGCTTAACCGCAACGCAGTATTAAAACGCATGAGCGAGAATGGCCGTTTTGATGTAAGCCTGCTGGAGGTTTATAACGAGCAGATGGTAACGCTCGGAATTAAGATATTTGAAAAACGTAAAGCATTTATGGATGCCTTTACACCAATATTTAATGAGCACTACCGCTTTATCAGTAACGGAGCTGAACAGGTAGAACTGATCTATCAATCACAACTGATAGATGGCGATTTTAACGAACTGCTTTTAAAAAATGCAGACCGGGACAGGATATTGCAGCGCACATCGGTAGGTATCCACCGAGATGATCTGCTATTCAGCATACATGGTATGCCTATGAAAAAATTTGGGTCGCAGGGGCAGCAAAAGTCGTTTTTAATTGCGCTGAAGTTGGCGCAGTATAGCTTTTTATACCAGCAAAAAGGATTTAAACCCTTGCTGCTGCTTGATGATATTTTTGATAAACTGGATAATCTGCGGGTTACCAAGTTGATGCAAATGGTATCAGACCATAATTTTGGCCAGGTATTTATCACAGACACCAGCGATAAGCGTGTAGCCGAAGTTTTTAATGCCATTGATGTAAGCCTGAAACTATTTAACGTAACCGGAGGAGAAGTATATGCGGAAAGCTAA
- a CDS encoding tetratricopeptide repeat protein, whose product MSNTQANTKVETSPKKDFGHNGNFVQENRKSLTFIIAAIVALVVIYFAYQKIYLGPRESEAQDQMHVAQENWAKKDWDKALKGDASYPGFEKIISDYSNTKAANLAYYYGGIAYLNKGEYRKAIDYLSNYHGDDSMVSAEALGGTGDAYVELKDLDKAASYFKKAADKANNKFLSPLYLKKLGLVYEAQNDNKSAVDAYKKIKSDYSDSAEAQNIDEYIARAEAKLNQ is encoded by the coding sequence ATGTCAAATACTCAGGCAAACACCAAAGTCGAAACATCGCCAAAGAAAGATTTTGGGCATAACGGCAATTTTGTGCAAGAGAACAGAAAAAGCCTAACCTTTATCATTGCGGCTATTGTTGCGTTGGTTGTGATCTATTTTGCTTATCAAAAAATATACTTAGGCCCACGCGAAAGCGAGGCACAGGATCAAATGCATGTTGCACAGGAAAACTGGGCTAAAAAAGACTGGGACAAGGCACTTAAAGGCGATGCCTCATACCCTGGTTTTGAAAAAATCATCAGCGATTACAGCAACACCAAAGCAGCTAACCTTGCTTACTACTATGGCGGTATTGCTTACCTTAACAAAGGCGAGTACCGCAAAGCGATTGATTACCTGAGCAATTATCATGGTGACGACAGCATGGTATCGGCAGAAGCGCTTGGCGGTACCGGCGATGCTTATGTTGAACTGAAAGATCTTGATAAAGCAGCTTCTTACTTTAAAAAGGCTGCTGACAAAGCGAATAACAAGTTTTTATCTCCATTATACTTAAAGAAATTAGGTTTGGTTTACGAAGCGCAGAACGATAACAAATCGGCTGTTGATGCGTACAAAAAAATTAAATCAGACTATAGCGACAGCGCTGAAGCACAAAATATCGACGAGTATATTGCACGTGCAGAAGCAAAGCTTAACCAATAA
- the ribH gene encoding 6,7-dimethyl-8-ribityllumazine synthase → MATQLKNLSDFSETEIPSAAPYRFGIVTAEWNAEITNALYQGAYQSLVNNGANPDHIFSYAVPGSFELIAGADILFRNIANLDAVICLGCVIQGETRHFDFICDAVANGLSNVGLKHSKPVIFGVLTTDNQQQAIDRAGGKHGNKGDEAAITAIKMADLAESFNRF, encoded by the coding sequence ATGGCTACACAGTTAAAAAACCTGTCAGATTTTTCTGAAACCGAAATTCCATCGGCAGCGCCATACCGGTTTGGTATTGTTACGGCCGAATGGAATGCAGAAATCACTAATGCACTGTACCAAGGCGCTTACCAAAGCCTGGTAAATAATGGTGCAAACCCCGATCACATATTTTCATACGCCGTTCCGGGCAGTTTTGAATTAATAGCCGGAGCCGATATTTTGTTTAGAAATATTGCTAACTTAGATGCAGTGATTTGCCTTGGCTGTGTAATACAAGGCGAAACAAGGCACTTTGATTTTATTTGCGATGCAGTGGCAAACGGATTAAGCAACGTAGGCCTTAAACATAGCAAGCCGGTAATTTTTGGTGTACTTACTACTGATAACCAGCAGCAGGCTATTGACCGCGCTGGTGGCAAGCATGGCAACAAAGGAGACGAAGCTGCCATTACAGCAATTAAAATGGCTGACCTTGCCGAAAGCTTTAACAGATTTTAA
- the ytxJ gene encoding bacillithiol system redox-active protein YtxJ — protein sequence MKWIPLESADQLNEIKAHAGYSIIFKHSTRCSISMMARRRFEMDWDQMPDNIPLYFLDLIKYRPISNQVAEDFHVHHESPQLLLIKEGECILDQSHGGISVEEALVMVQ from the coding sequence ATGAAATGGATACCCTTGGAGTCTGCCGACCAGTTGAATGAGATTAAAGCGCATGCAGGCTACAGCATTATTTTTAAACATAGTACGCGTTGCTCTATCAGCATGATGGCCCGCAGGCGTTTTGAAATGGACTGGGATCAGATGCCCGATAACATTCCGCTGTATTTTCTTGACCTGATCAAATATCGCCCTATCTCAAACCAGGTTGCAGAAGATTTCCATGTACATCACGAATCACCTCAACTGTTGCTGATCAAAGAGGGCGAGTGCATACTTGACCAATCGCACGGTGGCATTTCGGTAGAGGAAGCACTGGTAATGGTACAATAA
- the lipA gene encoding lipoyl synthase, with protein MIDLPVIPASQTQRKPDWLRVKLPVGKEYAHVRSLVDTHKLHTICESGNCPNMGECWGAGTATFMILGNICTRSCSFCAVATGRPLAVDMDEPNRVANSVKLMQVKHCVITSVDRDDLKDGGSIIWAETINAIRRESPETTLETLLPDFKGNWDNLKRVTDVRPEVVSHNLETVRRLTREVRIQAKYDRSLECLRHISEAGLRTKSGIMLGLGETEEDVVEAMGDLLQAGVHILTLGQYLQPTRSHHPVIDWIHPDQFKRYKEIGLEMGFRYVESGPLVRSSYHAEKHLFEI; from the coding sequence ATGATTGATTTACCGGTTATACCGGCAAGCCAAACCCAACGCAAGCCAGACTGGCTGCGGGTGAAACTTCCGGTTGGAAAAGAATACGCGCATGTACGCAGCCTGGTGGATACCCATAAGCTGCATACCATTTGTGAAAGCGGTAATTGCCCTAACATGGGCGAATGCTGGGGAGCAGGTACTGCCACGTTTATGATACTTGGCAACATCTGTACCCGATCGTGTTCTTTTTGTGCTGTAGCAACAGGCCGCCCGTTGGCTGTTGACATGGACGAGCCTAACCGTGTGGCCAACTCTGTAAAACTAATGCAGGTTAAACACTGCGTTATTACCTCTGTTGACCGCGACGACCTTAAGGATGGCGGTTCCATCATCTGGGCAGAAACCATTAACGCTATTCGCCGCGAAAGCCCTGAAACTACTTTAGAAACTTTATTGCCTGATTTTAAAGGCAACTGGGACAACCTGAAACGTGTAACTGATGTGCGTCCTGAAGTTGTTTCGCATAACCTGGAAACTGTACGCCGCCTTACCCGCGAGGTACGTATACAGGCAAAATACGACCGCAGTTTGGAATGCCTGCGCCACATCTCTGAAGCTGGTTTGCGTACCAAGTCAGGCATTATGCTTGGTTTAGGCGAAACAGAAGAAGATGTTGTGGAAGCAATGGGAGATTTACTGCAGGCCGGTGTGCATATCCTTACCCTGGGGCAGTACCTGCAGCCAACACGCAGCCATCACCCGGTGATTGACTGGATACATCCGGATCAGTTTAAACGTTACAAGGAAATAGGATTAGAAATGGGTTTCAGATACGTAGAGAGCGGGCCGCTTGTGCGCTCATCTTACCATGCTGAAAAACATTTATTTGAAATATGA
- a CDS encoding RNA polymerase sigma factor: MSRRTKISLSEEELVHAMRNREKIAIEALYDMYSASLFGVISRIITDEAIAEDVLQETFVKIWNSFSSYSAEKGRLFTWMINIARNLSIDKVRSKDFKNQTKNQELENNVTFIDEQKNTVYKPELLGIKDLVQTLKPDQKLVLDLVYFKGYTHVEAADELGLPLGTVKTRLRMAIQELRKSFN; this comes from the coding sequence TTGAGCCGCAGAACCAAAATATCATTATCTGAAGAAGAGCTGGTGCATGCCATGCGCAATCGGGAAAAGATTGCCATTGAGGCATTGTATGATATGTACTCAGCGTCATTATTCGGCGTAATATCAAGAATAATTACCGACGAAGCCATTGCCGAGGATGTGCTTCAGGAGACTTTTGTCAAAATCTGGAATTCGTTCTCCAGTTACAGCGCCGAAAAAGGCCGCCTTTTTACCTGGATGATTAATATTGCACGAAATTTATCAATAGATAAGGTGCGGTCTAAAGATTTTAAAAATCAAACAAAAAACCAGGAACTCGAAAATAACGTAACTTTTATTGACGAGCAAAAAAATACGGTATACAAACCCGAACTACTTGGGATAAAAGATTTAGTGCAGACTTTGAAGCCAGATCAGAAACTGGTGCTTGACCTGGTATACTTTAAAGGTTATACACACGTAGAGGCAGCTGATGAACTTGGCCTGCCGCTTGGAACCGTTAAAACAAGGCTGCGAATGGCAATTCAGGAACTAAGAAAAAGTTTTAATTAA
- a CDS encoding anti-sigma factor: MEDIKTYIESGILEAYVLGDVTPEEKLKVEAMSLQHPEVKAELIEIELSLEKYAGAAAIDPPEHLRDRVLNSLLVNLGDDRNFPTKTVSAHEAKVVTLRKQKSNSIYKYAFAACLALLILSLAALFSVYNRLQNTTGQLLALQTQNQKYANRVNLMDKQIALFRDPAFQMVKLDGTSKTPKAKLMVAYSPAMKEVMIDMGRAKMPANDDQHSYQLWAIVKGKPVDLGVFDASADSTGMKEMKPIADAQAFAVTLEPRGGSASPTLDQMMAVGKTLASL; the protein is encoded by the coding sequence TTGGAAGACATAAAGACATATATCGAATCAGGCATACTTGAAGCTTACGTTTTGGGGGATGTTACCCCGGAAGAAAAGCTGAAGGTAGAGGCTATGTCTTTACAACACCCTGAAGTGAAGGCCGAACTTATTGAAATTGAACTTTCACTTGAAAAATATGCAGGTGCAGCAGCCATAGACCCTCCAGAACATTTACGCGACCGTGTTTTAAACAGCTTACTGGTAAACTTAGGCGATGATCGTAATTTCCCTACAAAAACGGTATCAGCACATGAAGCTAAAGTAGTTACATTACGTAAGCAAAAATCAAATAGTATTTATAAGTATGCTTTTGCTGCCTGTTTGGCATTACTTATACTCAGTTTAGCAGCATTGTTCAGCGTTTATAACCGCCTGCAGAATACTACGGGGCAATTGCTGGCTCTACAAACACAAAACCAAAAGTACGCCAACCGGGTAAACCTAATGGATAAACAGATTGCGTTGTTCCGCGACCCTGCTTTCCAAATGGTTAAACTTGACGGTACTTCTAAAACACCTAAGGCTAAGCTGATGGTTGCCTATAGCCCTGCCATGAAAGAGGTGATGATTGATATGGGTCGCGCTAAAATGCCTGCCAATGACGATCAGCACTCCTATCAGCTTTGGGCAATTGTTAAAGGCAAGCCGGTTGATCTTGGTGTCTTTGATGCTTCTGCAGATTCTACAGGCATGAAAGAAATGAAGCCAATTGCTGATGCACAGGCATTTGCAGTAACGCTTGAGCCACGCGGCGGCAGTGCTTCTCCAACACTTGACCAGATGATGGCTGTTGGTAAAACCCTCGCTTCCTTATAA
- a CDS encoding NAD(P)H-hydrate dehydratase, translated as MQPLLTAAQIKEADAYTIAHEPVSSIDLMERASKAFVNLFVSEYPDKQKSVAVYCGTGNNGGDGLAIARILKHEGYSNITVKTARFSEKSTSDFNTNLQRLQDTGIEVVEFTSPEQLSNEPANIIIDALLGNGLNKPLEGAYKRLVEYINSLNKTVVAVDVPTGFYGDQELNPEATVIKADLAVTFQQPKINFLLLDSKAWIKRWLVADIGIDRAFLQNIDSPYQYLQEEDIIKMLKPREAFSNKGTYGHALIVAGQAQTMGAALLCSSACVQAGAGLTTACIPQSGLTALNSYMPEIMAAIREGDNLPDVEWNRFSTMGIGPGLGKDDSTLALLSEIFTNYTSPVVVDADALNMLSMHKELWACLPKGSVLTPHMKEFDRLFGDHTTWWQRLQTAMHKAKELEICIVLKNDYTIIASPEGKLYFNSTSNAAMASGGMGDVLTGIITALLAQRYPALEACLIGVYVHGLAGDQLALSYKLHVVTPEKVAAQVPVTIAGLLNKKAALSIK; from the coding sequence ATGCAACCCTTATTAACCGCAGCGCAGATAAAAGAAGCTGATGCGTATACCATCGCCCACGAACCAGTATCATCTATAGATCTAATGGAACGTGCTTCAAAGGCATTCGTTAATCTTTTCGTTAGTGAATATCCCGATAAGCAAAAAAGTGTAGCTGTTTATTGTGGTACGGGTAATAACGGTGGCGATGGTTTAGCTATTGCGCGTATTTTAAAGCATGAGGGCTATTCAAATATTACTGTTAAAACCGCCCGCTTCTCTGAGAAATCAACCAGCGATTTCAATACCAATTTACAAAGGTTACAAGATACAGGTATTGAAGTTGTGGAGTTTACTTCTCCAGAGCAGTTAAGTAATGAACCAGCCAATATTATTATAGATGCCTTATTGGGGAATGGCTTGAACAAACCATTAGAAGGGGCTTATAAGCGACTTGTTGAATACATTAACAGCCTGAATAAAACAGTAGTTGCCGTTGATGTGCCTACCGGCTTTTATGGCGACCAGGAATTGAACCCCGAGGCTACAGTTATAAAAGCCGACCTTGCTGTTACCTTTCAGCAGCCAAAAATTAATTTTCTGCTACTAGATAGTAAAGCCTGGATCAAAAGATGGTTGGTGGCTGATATCGGAATTGATCGAGCTTTTCTACAAAACATTGATTCGCCTTACCAATATTTACAGGAAGAAGATATCATTAAAATGCTGAAGCCCCGCGAAGCATTTAGTAATAAAGGGACTTATGGCCATGCACTGATAGTGGCTGGGCAGGCGCAAACTATGGGCGCTGCGCTGCTTTGCTCATCTGCCTGTGTGCAGGCCGGGGCGGGCTTAACTACTGCTTGCATACCGCAAAGCGGCTTAACCGCGCTCAACAGTTACATGCCCGAAATTATGGCTGCGATACGCGAGGGCGACAATTTGCCCGACGTTGAGTGGAACAGATTCAGCACAATGGGTATTGGACCAGGTTTGGGTAAAGATGATAGCACTTTGGCGCTGTTGAGTGAGATTTTTACCAATTACACCAGCCCGGTAGTGGTGGATGCCGATGCGCTGAACATGCTTTCGATGCATAAAGAGCTTTGGGCTTGTTTACCTAAAGGCAGTGTGCTTACCCCACACATGAAAGAGTTTGACCGTTTATTCGGCGATCATACTACCTGGTGGCAGCGTTTGCAAACTGCCATGCACAAAGCCAAAGAATTAGAAATTTGCATTGTGCTTAAAAACGATTATACGATCATCGCATCGCCTGAAGGGAAATTATATTTTAATTCTACCAGTAACGCGGCTATGGCAAGCGGTGGAATGGGTGATGTACTTACCGGGATCATCACTGCACTGCTGGCGCAAAGATATCCGGCTTTAGAAGCATGCTTAATTGGTGTTTATGTGCATGGCCTGGCTGGGGATCAGTTGGCTCTATCTTACAAATTGCATGTGGTTACTCCTGAAAAAGTAGCTGCGCAGGTACCTGTTACTATTGCGGGTCTGTTAAATAAAAAAGCGGCATTAAGTATTAAATAG